The Immundisolibacter sp. DNA segment GCACAACGTACGCGCGCAGGTGCAGTCGGTATGCGACAGCACCGTGATGCGCGCGGCCTGGGCCGGCGGCCAGGACGTGACCGTGCACGGCTGGATCTACGGCATTGCCGATGGCCTGGTGAAGGACCTCGGTGTCAGTCGCGCGGGCCTGGCCGAGCCGGTGGCAGCCGGCGCCACCTGAACCGCGACGTGCTGCGCATCGCCCACCGCGGCGCCAGCGGTGAGGCGCCCGAAAACACCCTGGCTGCCGTCGGTCGCGCCATCGAGCGCGGCGCAGCCTGGGTCGAAGTGGACGTGCAGGCCTGTGTCGACGGGCTGGTCGTAATCCATGACCGGACCCTGGAGCGCACGACCGACGGTCGCGGTCCGGTGGCGGGGCACACGCTCGCGGCGCTGCGCGCGCTCGACGCGGGTGGCGGTGAGCGCATTCCGTTGCCGCACGAGATGCTCGCGCTGTGCCGGGATCGCTGCGGGCTGAACCTGGAACTTAAAGGTCCTGGCGTGGCCTCAGGGTTGCTGGTGATCTTGAATCAAGCCTTGACGGATGGCTGGCGGGCCCAGGATTTGCTCGCATCCTCTTTTGACTGGGGGCAACTGAGGGAACTGCATGGCGCGTTGCCGCGTGTACCGCTGGGTGTGTTGACCGAGCAGGTAGACGTAGCCGCGTGTGCCATTGCGCGCGAGCTGGACGCGGCCGTGATCGGTTGCGCCCTGGCAACTGTCGACGCGGCGGCCGTGACGGCGGCACATCAGGCGGGCTGTCGGTTGTGGGTGTTTACCGTCAACGCAACGGCTGATTTCGAACGCATGGCGGCATTGGGCGTCGACGGCGTGTTCACGGACCACGCGGACTACCGCTGACAGATTTTTTCATCGGAGACGACATGGAATTCTTTGGCTGGATGGCGAGTCCCGAAGCCTGGGTGGCGCTGCTCGCGCTGACCGCGGTGGAGGTCGTGCTTGGCATCGACAACATCATTTTCCTGTCCATTCTGGTGGCCAAGCTGCCGGCCGCTCAGCGGGAGAAGGCGCGTCGCATTGGTCTTGGCCTGGCCATGGGTATGCGCATCCTGCTGCTGCTGTCGCTGACCTGGTTGCTGGGCTTCAGCGAGCCGCTGTTCGCCCTGCTGGGGTACGAGATTTCCGGCCGCGACCTGATCCTGATGGCCGGTGGGCTGTTCCTGATTGCCAAGAGCACGCTGGAGATTCATGCCGGCCTGGAAGGCGAGCAGGGCGTCAGTTCGGCCCGGGTCGTGGTGTCGTTTGCCGCGGTCATTGTGCAGGTGGTGTTGCT contains these protein-coding regions:
- a CDS encoding glycerophosphodiester phosphodiesterase, with amino-acid sequence MLRIAHRGASGEAPENTLAAVGRAIERGAAWVEVDVQACVDGLVVIHDRTLERTTDGRGPVAGHTLAALRALDAGGGERIPLPHEMLALCRDRCGLNLELKGPGVASGLLVILNQALTDGWRAQDLLASSFDWGQLRELHGALPRVPLGVLTEQVDVAACAIARELDAAVIGCALATVDAAAVTAAHQAGCRLWVFTVNATADFERMAALGVDGVFTDHADYR
- a CDS encoding TerC family protein — encoded protein: MEFFGWMASPEAWVALLALTAVEVVLGIDNIIFLSILVAKLPAAQREKARRIGLGLAMGMRILLLLSLTWLLGFSEPLFALLGYEISGRDLILMAGGLFLIAKSTLEIHAGLEGEQGVSSARVVVSFAAVIVQVVLLDIVFSIDSVLTAVGMANDIPVMIIAIVVAVGIMLVAASAIHDFIERHPTIKMLALSFLVLVGVALIGEGLDMHIPRGYVYFAMAFSVAVEMINIRVRGRAAQPVQLRRAYVDDGGPDV